One stretch of Streptomyces sp. R21 DNA includes these proteins:
- a CDS encoding MFS transporter, producing the protein MFLPRGTSRTKLGPNFQRIWASVMVSSLGDGMRFVALPLLAAQLTSDPRQVAFVYVAEQLPLLLFGLLSGAIADRFDRRRILWVVDAARTVIVAVLAIAVAAHGMTILLLTGIGFLLGLGQTLYNGAWSGIVPSLVASHELTLANARLQSGSLITDTLLGTPLGALLFGIAAALPFAVDAVSFAAAASLALMLSGDFRLQPQTAPNPGRRLLGDTTQGVRWLWQQPLLRRLCLTSGISNLVGGGLIAILVLYAQQILGLTSIGFALLVASFAIGGIAGAMATPRLNARFGTPRVLRLTATATAGTAVAAGAASSGLLAGACIAAYGAANLAWNVTAVSLRQAMVPTHLLGRVGMAYQMVIGAGTTLGAALAGLEADSFGLRAPFYIGSALLLVASLVSMRPNDTPTPPRETASNVHARRRRTGDTKATGPETDG; encoded by the coding sequence ATGTTCTTACCCAGGGGCACCTCCCGTACGAAGCTCGGGCCGAACTTCCAGCGCATCTGGGCTTCGGTCATGGTCTCCAGCCTCGGCGACGGAATGCGCTTCGTCGCTCTGCCGCTCCTCGCGGCTCAGCTCACCTCCGACCCTCGCCAGGTCGCCTTCGTGTACGTGGCAGAACAACTGCCCCTCCTGCTGTTCGGCCTCCTCTCGGGCGCCATAGCGGACCGCTTCGACCGTCGCCGCATCCTGTGGGTCGTCGACGCTGCCCGAACCGTGATCGTCGCGGTACTCGCCATCGCGGTGGCGGCGCACGGGATGACAATCCTCTTGCTGACCGGCATCGGTTTCCTTCTCGGCCTCGGACAGACCCTCTACAACGGAGCCTGGTCAGGCATCGTGCCGTCGCTGGTCGCCTCCCATGAGCTGACGCTCGCCAACGCCCGTCTGCAGTCCGGTTCTCTCATCACCGACACCCTCCTCGGCACCCCACTGGGCGCGCTGCTCTTCGGCATCGCTGCCGCACTTCCCTTCGCCGTTGATGCGGTCTCCTTTGCGGCCGCTGCCTCACTGGCCCTGATGCTGAGCGGAGACTTCCGGCTACAGCCGCAAACCGCACCGAACCCTGGGAGGAGGTTGCTCGGTGACACGACTCAGGGGGTGCGCTGGCTCTGGCAGCAGCCACTGCTGCGTCGCCTCTGCCTGACGTCCGGGATCAGCAACCTTGTAGGCGGTGGCCTCATCGCCATTCTGGTGCTCTACGCCCAGCAGATCCTGGGCCTGACCAGCATCGGCTTCGCCCTCTTGGTCGCCTCCTTCGCCATCGGAGGAATAGCGGGGGCGATGGCGACCCCTCGACTGAACGCCCGCTTCGGAACCCCGAGAGTTCTGCGGCTGACTGCCACGGCCACTGCTGGGACCGCAGTGGCCGCCGGCGCGGCCTCCTCGGGCCTCCTCGCCGGAGCGTGCATTGCCGCGTACGGAGCGGCGAACCTGGCATGGAACGTGACAGCAGTGTCCCTCCGCCAGGCAATGGTGCCGACTCACCTACTGGGGCGCGTCGGCATGGCCTACCAGATGGTCATCGGCGCCGGCACCACGCTCGGCGCAGCCCTCGCGGGTCTAGAAGCCGACTCCTTCGGGCTGCGCGCCCCCTTCTACATCGGGAGCGCTCTGCTGCTCGTCGCCAGCCTGGTCAGCATGCGTCCCAACGACACGCCCACGCCCCCAAGAGAGACGGCATCAAACGTTCATGCACGCCGACGACGCACAGGAGATACGAAAGCGACCGGACCGGAAACTGACGGATGA
- a CDS encoding DUF1003 domain-containing protein — protein MTDDETVSHRHHPVVAAHRSRRASDAQLRIADAITKFAGSMTFVYLHAIGFLLWMLFAESDPWPTLTLIVSLEAIFLSTFVMIGQNRQAEFQQAKADHDFVEQELELKTNTELTRAIHAMTTELHRRLVEDPGQR, from the coding sequence ATGACCGACGACGAAACGGTCTCGCACCGACACCATCCCGTCGTGGCCGCACATCGGTCCCGGCGGGCGAGCGACGCCCAGCTCCGCATCGCTGACGCAATCACCAAATTCGCCGGCTCGATGACCTTCGTCTACCTCCACGCGATCGGCTTCCTGCTCTGGATGCTATTCGCCGAGTCCGACCCGTGGCCCACACTGACCCTGATCGTGTCGCTCGAGGCGATCTTCCTGTCGACGTTCGTCATGATCGGCCAGAACCGCCAGGCGGAGTTCCAACAGGCAAAAGCCGACCACGACTTCGTCGAGCAAGAACTCGAACTCAAGACGAACACGGAACTGACCCGGGCCATCCACGCCATGACGACAGAACTCCACCGTCGGCTGGTGGAAGACCCGGGACAGCGATGA
- a CDS encoding TetR/AcrR family transcriptional regulator, producing MAEQVNKPQQQRSREKVARILEVTAALLETTSYDDLGTKLIAAEAGVSVGVLYRYFADKEAIVASLVRSWLQLDVQIAERVTTGPLPERSQDLLEKLVSAYADRFRKEPGYRRVWYQGPRIASLRADTQQADREIADRVHGALVRGYAMPDTDESRRRGRLAVEVGSNLLDLAFRDDPMGDAEILADAALMMDRYLFAPPTSSR from the coding sequence ATGGCTGAGCAGGTGAACAAGCCGCAGCAGCAACGCAGTCGAGAGAAGGTCGCCCGCATCCTTGAAGTGACAGCTGCTCTGTTGGAGACGACTTCATACGACGATCTGGGCACCAAGCTGATCGCTGCCGAGGCGGGGGTATCGGTCGGCGTGCTGTACCGGTACTTCGCTGACAAGGAAGCGATCGTCGCCTCGCTGGTGCGCAGTTGGCTGCAGCTGGACGTGCAGATCGCCGAGCGGGTCACAACCGGGCCTCTGCCTGAACGCTCACAGGACCTGCTGGAGAAGCTTGTTTCCGCCTACGCCGACCGCTTCCGCAAGGAGCCCGGCTACCGCCGGGTCTGGTATCAGGGGCCGCGCATCGCGTCGTTGCGAGCCGACACTCAGCAGGCCGACCGGGAGATCGCTGACCGGGTGCACGGGGCGCTCGTGCGCGGGTACGCGATGCCGGACACTGACGAGTCGCGTCGTCGGGGCCGACTTGCTGTCGAGGTCGGAAGCAACCTGCTTGACCTCGCCTTCCGCGATGACCCCATGGGAGACGCGGAAATCCTGGCCGACGCAGCACTCATGATGGATCGATACCTCTTCGCGCCACCGACCAGCTCGCGTTGA
- a CDS encoding NADP-dependent oxidoreductase, giving the protein MKAIVFDRFGGPDVLREADIEVPRPGPGQVRVRVKAAGLNALDGKMRAGMLEAVRPTTFPAVPGGELAGVVDALGEGVSEVQVGDEVVGWSDTGSYAQYALATTVAAKPAGLDWQHAVALPVAGETAERVLSLLGVAAGETVLMHGASGAVGTLAVQLATARGARVIATAGPSNQDYLTSLGATATVYGDGLVERVRALAPDGVDAVFDLAGKGALEDSITLRGGTDRIVTIADFGARQLGITFSQGAQEYSSARLAALAQDAAAGKLVTTVTAYPLDQAATAQQVSDAGHVRGKLVLTVD; this is encoded by the coding sequence ATGAAAGCAATCGTTTTCGACCGGTTTGGCGGCCCGGACGTGCTGCGCGAGGCGGATATCGAGGTCCCGCGGCCCGGCCCCGGCCAGGTCCGGGTCCGTGTGAAGGCCGCCGGGCTGAACGCGCTGGACGGCAAGATGCGCGCCGGGATGCTGGAGGCCGTCCGTCCGACGACGTTCCCTGCCGTCCCCGGTGGCGAGCTCGCGGGCGTGGTGGACGCGCTGGGGGAGGGCGTGAGTGAGGTGCAGGTTGGCGATGAGGTGGTGGGCTGGTCGGACACCGGCTCGTACGCCCAGTACGCGCTGGCCACCACCGTGGCCGCCAAGCCCGCCGGCCTCGACTGGCAGCACGCGGTCGCGCTGCCGGTGGCCGGCGAGACGGCCGAGCGGGTCCTGAGCCTGCTGGGAGTCGCCGCTGGGGAGACCGTGCTGATGCACGGCGCGTCCGGAGCGGTCGGAACCCTGGCGGTCCAGCTCGCCACGGCCCGCGGAGCCCGGGTGATTGCCACCGCGGGCCCCTCCAACCAGGACTACCTCACCTCGCTCGGCGCAACCGCGACCGTGTACGGCGACGGTCTGGTCGAGCGGGTGCGAGCGCTGGCCCCCGACGGCGTGGACGCGGTGTTCGACCTGGCCGGGAAGGGAGCCCTGGAGGACTCCATCACCCTGCGGGGCGGCACCGACCGCATCGTCACCATCGCCGACTTCGGTGCACGGCAGCTGGGCATCACCTTCTCCCAGGGGGCCCAGGAATACTCGTCTGCCCGCTTGGCCGCCTTGGCCCAGGATGCCGCGGCCGGCAAGCTCGTCACCACCGTCACTGCCTATCCGCTCGACCAGGCGGCCACGGCCCAGCAGGTCAGCGACGCCGGGCATGTGCGGGGCAAGCTCGTGCTGACCGTCGACTGA